ACGATCGCGGCCCTGGTCGACCAGCAGCTCCTCACGCTGACCCAGGCCGGTCAGCTTCAGTCGACCGTGCCGAGTCAGGCGTATTTCGTGGTCTGCGACGAGACCAACAACACGCCGAGCACGGTGGCTCTGGGCGAAATCCACGTCACCGTAGGTGTCGCTCTCGCGTCGCCGGCCGAGTTCATCGTCATCGAGATCAGCCAGTACCAGGGCGGCGTTTCCGCGGCCACTGACTCCGCGACCCAGACGGAAACGTTCTGACGGTCCAGCTAGCCCGCCTCTCAATTCTGTTCATTCCGGCGGCCCTTCGAACCGGGAATTGAGAGGTGAAGCATGGCGACCACGACCACGACGCAGAGGCCGTCCCTGGCGCAGCTCAGCACGGACCCTCTGAGGAACTTCAAGTTCCAAGTACAGATCCACCTCGCGGGGTCCACGCTCGACAGCTCCAAGCGGTCCAACCAGCTCGGCTTCATGTCCGTCTCCGGCCTGTCCATCACCACTGACGTGGTGGTCTACAGGCAGGGCGGGATGAACACGACAACACAGAAGATGCCGGGCCAATCGGACTTCGCGCCCATCACCCTCTCAAGGGGGCTGATCTGTGGCGACTCGGACATTCACGCCTGGCTGCGGCAGATCTTCCAGGTAATGCAGGGGACGGGCGGAAACAACGGAAGCTACAACTTCCGCGCCATCATGGACATCTTCCTGCTCGACCACCCCGTCACCACTCAGACCGTCACCTACAAGGCCGGCTGGCGGGTCTACAACTGCTGGCCGACCTCCATTGCATTCGGCGATCTCGACGCCGGAGCAAACGGAATCGAACTCCAGCAGATCACCCTCGCCCACGAAGGCTGGGACTTCAAGATCGCCAGCAAGTACGGGCCCGGCGCCGGTATTTCGCTGCCGTAATTCGAACCACCACTCAAGGACGACACATGACCGAGCCCATCGTGCTCCCCGCATTCGAGAACTTCGGCGACAAGGCCATCAGCGGCCTGGAAACCCCCGAAGAGGCTCACGCTGCGACTCAGGCCCTCCTCAAGGACGACCGCGAGTCCGGCCGGCCGCACATCGACGGCCCCGGGGAAACTCAAGTCACCCTCGAACGCGGAATCTTCCGGGACGGCACCTGGTACCGCGACGCGGAGGTACGTGAACTCAACGGCTACGACGAGGAAGCCATCGCCGCGGTCGGCTCCGGCAGCGCCCCCCACAGGGTGGTCGAGACCCTCCTGACAAGGGGCGTGGTCAGCGTCGGCCGCGAGCAGATGACCCGCAAGCTGGCCGGCGAGCTACTCATCGGCGACCGCGAGCTGCTCATCATGGCCATCCGCCGCGCCACGTTCGGAGACACCCTCGAATTCGAGCGCCTGCCCTGCTCGGAGTGCGGCGAGCTGGTCGACCTCACCGTGCCCCTCGCGGCCATCCCCTTCGTCCACCTCGACGACCCGGAACAGACCGAGTACGAGGTGCCGCTGCGCAAGGGCAGGAAGGCGCTGCTCCGCATGCCCACCGGTGAGGACCAGGAGCAAGTCTTCAACGTCCGCAACAACAGGGCCAAGCAGGACTCAGTCATCCTCTCCCGCTGCGTCCTGCGCCTGGTCCAGGAGGACGGAACCGAGGTGCACCGGCCGCCCGCTCAGTCCCTCAACATGGGCGACCGGCAGACCATCCTCCAGTTCCTCGTAGACCACCAACCCGGGCCCCGGCTGGCCGACTTCACCTTCACGCACGAGACGTGCGGAGAGGAGGTCAAGCTGCCGATCAATCTGGCCGTCCTGTTTCGCGGACTGTGACTACGCGCGGGCCTTCACCGAGTTCGAAATTCTCGCCCGCTTCCACCCCGGCTGGACCCTGAACGAGATCAAGTCGCTGTCCGTCCGTGAGCGCCACCACTGGCTCGTGTGTGCCGCCTGGGAAATCGAGAGGAGGCAGTAGGTGACGACTCCCCCCACGCCGCCAGGCCCGCCCACCCCAAATCCGGGTGCGGGAGGTCTCTTTGGCGCGAATAACCTCGGCCAGCAGATCGACGGGCTGACCAGGGCTTTCACCACGTTCACGAACCGATTCGCGAGCACAGCCGGCCTGTCCACGATGGGTTGGCAGGCATCCAACGGCGGCCAGGCGCAGCGCATGGGGGACCAGCTCGGCCGAACCCAGCAGCGCTACCAGCAGACGTACGACGCGCACAACATCGCCCGCCAGCGCATGCAGGACGAGCTGGAGCGTCAGCAGCTCCAGTGGGACAGGCAACTGCGCGTAGGCACGCGAACCGCGGGCAACATGCGGCTGCCCGCCTGGCAGAGGCAGGAAGCCCAGGACCGCCTCGACGAGCAGGCGATCCTCTTTGCCAGCAACCAGTCCCGCACCCGCCGGGAGTGGTCGCACCAGGAGGGCGCGCACGCCTCGGCCATGGCGCAGATGCACTCCGACATGAGCCGGCTGCAAGCCCAGCAGCGCACGCAGACGACGATGAACCGCGTCGCGATGGCCGGCCAGGTCGGCGGAGCCGTCGTCGGGGCCGCTCGCTCGTACTACAGCGGCGGCTTCGAGGAAATGCTGGGCCAGTTCGAGCGTCGCTTCTCGCTCATGCGGCCCGACTCCGAGGGAACCCACGGAGGCCGTGCCCGCAGCTACGGCCGGGAGATGAAGCGGTACGGCACCGTTATGTGGGGCACCTCGAACGAGGACGTCTTCGGGGGTGCGACCGCGATCCTCCAGCAGTCGCCGCTCAATCAGTACGACAAGCAGATGCGGCGGGCGTCGTCGGCCGCGTACGTCACCCCGGGGCTCGGCATCCAGGGCGCAGCCCAGATGCAGCAGGAACTCGGGACCGCGCAAGCCTTCTACGCGTCCCAGATGTTCGGCCTGGCCCCGACGCGGTTCGCCGGCGGCGTTCAGAACTCCTCGGCCTCCATCGCGCTCTCGCTCGCGCAGCGAGTCAACGCCGGCAAGTTCTCCAGCCTCACCGGCAGTCAGCTCCAGGCGCAGCTCGCCCAGGGCGGGTCGCTGTCGATGTCCATGGCCAACTACGCCCGCGCCGCCGGTCTCAGCGGTCAGAGCGCGGAGGCGATGCGCAACCAAACCGAGCTGTTGCGCGACCTGGTGAACCCGGGCAAAAAGAGCGGCCTGAAAGGACTCTCCTCCGAGGATGCCCTGAAGGTCATCGAGGACGCCGGCCGACGTGACGACGCTGGAGAAACGGCCCGCGACAAGATCAAGAAATACGCGCCGAGCGTCGGCGACTCCTACCAGGACTCACAGCGCTACCTCCAGGGTCTGGACCGCGAGGGCCATCTGCCGGCCTCCGCTTCCTTCCTGGACGCGGCAAAGGCGTCGGCGAACACCCTCGCGGATATCCACTCGCTGCTCCAGAAGACGCTCGAACCTCTCGCCGACGCCATCGGCTACGCGTCAGGCAGTGCCCACGGCGGCGGGTTCTGGGGTTCGACCGTCGAAGGGTTCAAAAAGGGCTGGAACATGGGCCCGAACTTCATCTGGGGCGACGCGGGAGAGGGCACCGACCAGTCGTCCTGGGCCAAATCTGCGTGGAGCGGATTCACCGGGCTCTTCGGCGGTGACAGCGGAACCCCTCAGTCCAAGCAGGGTGGGAGCAAGAAGAAGAAGAGCGACAAGGCCGGCTCCACCGGCGGCGGAATCGCGGCGGCAATTTCTTTCGCCCGTGCTCAGGTGGGCGAGCGGTACATCCTGGGTGCCAACGGCCCGGACGCCTGGGACTGCTCCTCGTTGGTGCAGCAAGCCTTCGGCAAGGCCGGCGTCAAGCTGCCGCGCGTCACCTACGACCAGATCGGCAGCGGTGTCGAGATCCCCATCGACGACGTGCGCGCCGGTGACCTCGTCTTCTACAAGGACTTGAGCCACGTCGGCCTCTACTCCGGCGGCGGCAAGGTCATCGAGGCCGCCAACCCGGGCAAGGGGGTCGTCGAGGGCCCGATGTACAGCAAGTTCACACGGGCACGTCGTGTGATGTCCGGTGGCATGGCAGCCACCGAGTCGCTGTCCGGGGAAAGCAAGGACCCGGCCACCGGCGACGGTACGGGTGGCGGCGGAGGCGGCTTCAGCGTCTCCGGCGCTTACGGGTCCGTCGAGGAAGTCGACGCCCTCGCCGCCGCGCTCACCGGCGGCGGTGGAGGCAGTGCCCAAAGCGTCAGCCGTACCCCGAGCGCGACGCAGAACGAAGAGGCCGACACCGACACCGACACCGGCTCGGGAGGCAACGCCGGGAAGGACGCTCCGCACAACGTCCAGGCGAACGTCAAATTGGGCAAGAAGATGGCCGCCGACTACGGATGGACGGGCGGCCAGTGGGACGCCCTTTACAAGCTGTGGATGCGCGAGTCCGAGTGGCGACACTGGGCCGACAACCCGAACTCCGACGCCTACGGAATTCCGCAGGCCATGTCGAACATCCACAAGGAGACTGCCACCTCGGCATGGCGGAACTCTCCTGCCAAGCAGATCGCTTGGGGCTTGAAGTACATCAAGGGCCGTTACGGCACGCCCTCTAAGGCGTGGTCCTTCTGGAACTCGAAAAACCCGCACTGGTACAAGGACGGTGCGTGGGACGTGCCCGGCCAGGCGGGTGAGGGCCTCGACGCCAAACTGCACGGCGGCGAAATGGTGCTGGAGCGCAACACGGCCCACACCGTGCGCCAGGCCCTCCTCAACCAGGGCATCACGCCGTCCCCCGGCCAGGGCTCGAACATCTCCGGGCCGTCCGGCTCCGTCACCCTGCAATTCGGCCCAGGCAGTGTCGTCGTGCAGATGCCCGCGGCCACGGCGGAGGGCGCCAAGAGCGCCGCGCAGGCTTTCGTCTCCCACATTGCGGCCGACGACCGGATCAAATCCCTGATGGGAGGCTGGTGATGGCCGACAAGAAGAAGAAAAAGAAGGACGCGGTCACAACACCCGGCACGGGGATCTACGAGAACACTTTCGACAACCGAATCCAGAACATCCCGTCATACCTACCCGGCGAGACGGCCGGCACCAACTACGGATTGATCCGTGGGTACATGGTCACGGCGTTCCCGAAGGGGCAGACCGGCCGCTTCTACATGCTCAACTTCCTGTACAACCCCTCCACGGTGCAGGTGAGCCACTCCCTCGACGCGGCCAACCAGGTCATGCCGGCCTACACCCGCTCCGACCAGGACACCGGCACACCGCTCACTGCGGCCGGCGGCACCCTGTCGTTCTCCCTGCTTTTCGACCGCAGCTACGAAATGAGTGACCCGAGCCAGTTCAACACGGTCGAGGGCACCTACGGCGTCATGGCAGACATTCACGTCCTGTACAACCTCGTCGGCATCAACATGAAGCAGCAAGTGTGGACTTCAGCGACGGCAAGCGACGCGGCCAGCACCGAGATCGGTGACGTCGTCGGAATCATGCAGATGAATCCCGTGTGGGTTCACTTCAACCAGGCTCGTCACCGATTCGCCGACAAGCTACCGAACATGTCCCGCATGTCCTACTTCGGCTACCTCGCCAGCCTGGACATTTCCTACACGCATTTCACGCAGCGAATGACCCCCGTCCGGTGCGCGGTCAGCATCAGCATGCAGCTCATGTCCACCGTCGGATGGGTCTAGGAGACGGCATGGCCATCGACATCACCTCGCGCTACCAGCGCAACGAGACCGCCCTGGTCCCCGACCGCAACGGCAAACTCCAACTCGCCGTCATGCCTCGCCGGCCCGCCGCACAGACGCTGCGCGTGACCGACTACCGCTGGCGAACCGACGAACGCGTGGACTACGTCGCCTCCCGTTATTACGGGTCGGAGTCCTCCTGGTGGATGTTCGCGGAGGCCAACCCGAACATCCTCGACTGGAGCCAGGTGCAGGCCGGCCAGCAGATCTTGGTGCCCCGTGGCGTGGCGTAAGGTCTACCGGCCCCACCTGCTCTGCCGCACGCCTGGGCTGGAGCGGGGCGCCTGGCTGTCCAGCGTGGACGTCTACCAGGACGAGGGCGCGCACCAGGTCGTCGAGCTGACCGTCATGCACACCTACAACCCCGCTTTCCCCTCGCAGGCATGGCGGACGCCAGCCGGGTCGGTGTGGCCGGAGAACACGGCCGTGCACCTGCGTTTCGGCTGGTACGCGGACGACTCCGCCGACTGGTACGGGTACGTCGCCTCGTCGCGTGTTGTGGGCAGTGAGACGGACCCCCGGTTCGGGCACGCTGTGCAGGTGCCGGTGGTGTACACGCTGACCGGGGCGAGCATGCCGATGCAGACGCGCCGCAACCGAAGCTGGGCCGGCACGACGGCCTCGGCCGCGGCCCGCCAGATCGCCCGGGAGTACAACCTTCAGCCCCGTGTGGATGCGACCTCGTACGTCTGGGAACAGAGCACCCAGGCGAGCAGCGACTGGCAGTACCTCAACGACCTGGCCGACCGCAGCGGCTACCGGCTCTACTGCGACAACACGTCTCTGTGGTTCGTCACCCGTCGCACGGTCATGCAGAGCCCGGACGGGACCTGGCCGGTTTTCTGGCAGCGCAAAACCCCCGGCGCCATCGACACTCTGCGGGAGTTCAGCGCTGTGGTGGGCGACACTGATCCGGCCGGCGGCCTGCGAGCCCGCTACAAGACGACCGCGTTCAACCGGGTGTCGAGCGTCCTGACCGAGAGCACCTTCACCCAGGACCGCACCACCGTGCAGGGCCGGGCCGTCGACCCGCTGCTGACCTCGCAGTACAGCACGCGGCCGGCGGACTCCTACGCGCAGTCGCAGCGGCTCTTGGGCGCGGAGGCCGACTGGCTGTGGGTGGAGGCCCGTGCCGTGGTCAACGGCGACCCGCGGCTGAAGCCCGGGGCCATCGTCGAGCTGCGTGGCGCCGGAATCGGGGACGTGAACACAGGGCTGTGGATGGTCCGGTCGGCCGTCCACAAGCTGGGGATCAACCCGGTGTACCCGCAGAAGTCGACGTACACCACGACGCTGGTGGTGGGTCGCGACGACGTCCGCGGCCTCACGCTGGGCGTCCAGAGCCGGCCGAAGCCCGCGGCCCCCACAGTCCTGGTCTCCGGGCGCTGGCGGGCCGCGTACACGGGAGGGACGACGTGAGCACGTCCGGGGTGTACGCCGGCATCGTCATTGCCACCAACGATCCCCAGCACCGGCGCCGCGTACGGCTGCGCATCCCGCAGGTCACCGGGACGGCCGTTTCCGGGTGGGCCGAACCGGTCTCGTTCGGCACCGTCGTGTCCGGCGACCAGGTCACCGTGGCGTTCGAGGGCGGGGACCTGAACTACCCCCTCTACTGGCCCCAGCAGAGCGTTTCGCCCTGGACGCCGTTGACGCTGGAGTCCGGGTGGGTGGCGTCGTCGGCCGGCACGCCGCTCTACCGGACCACCGCGGACGGCATGGTCGAACTGTCCGGCTCGGTGGAAACCGCCGAATCCATCGCGACGGGCAGCGCGGTGAAATTCGCGAGCCTGCCTGACCTTGCCCGGCCCATCGAGCGGACCCGCGCGACGACGGCCACCATCTACCGCACGGCGTACAACTCGAAGACCGCCTACGCGGAGCACCGCACCACGATCTCGACCACGAGCGCGACCTACGTCACCGACGCCAACGGCCCGAGCCTCACCTTCATCGCGCCGGCCTCGGGACAGGCCGCGGTCGTCTTCGGCGCCATGATGCAGAACACCACGGCCACGGGCCGCTGCCTGATGAGTGTCCGGGTCCTCCAAGGCGCGACCGTCATTGCGGAAGGCGACGACAACCGCTCCGCAGAACTCCAGGGCACGAATAACACCACGGCCGTCAACTCGCGCCAGGTCACCGGCATGACGCCTGGGACGACGTACACCGTCACGGCCGTCTACCGGACGGAGGGGGCCAGCAGTTCCGCGTCTTTCGACAACAAGTGGATCGTCGCCATTCCTGTGGGCCAGCACGACACACCCTCAGCGCGTATCACCATGGAAACCAATGGAGACCTGACCGCGCTGTTCCCTGGCGGCGCCGCCCCTACCTACGACATGTCGCTGACCGGCATCCGGGCCCGCCTTATCTGAGGAGCAGCCGTGACTACGTACCCCTATTTCCGCAGCCTCGCAGCCGTGAAAACTCTCGGCATCGACTACGACATCAAGAACCGGTACGGCACCGGCGACTACCTGATCTACATCGCCATTCACGGTGGGGCGATGGAGCCGCCCACCTCGCAGCTCGCGGTGTACTGCGCCGACGTAACCGGCGCGTACTACTCCTTCGAGGCCCTGAGCGACCTCACCGCCGCCACCCTCAGCCTGTCGGCGACCACGTTCGACGAGCCGTTTTGCCAGGTCAACGTCGGCAACAGCTTGCGCGCAATCAGCTTCCGCGGAGTGGAGGACCAGCGAGAGAGCGAGGAGGTCGCCTACGTCTCCGGGCTCGACGACGTCCTGGTGGCTCTGGTCAGTCAGGAGCTGACCGTTGCGGGGTTCATCGTCGACACCCCGCCCCTGCGTTTCGAGGGCAGCGACCCGCAGAACATCGTCAACAGGACGCGCCTGCGCGCCGGCGTCCAGGTCGACCTCACCCGGTCCCTGCGCAAGAGCTTCTACGCCGGCGGGGACCTGTCGACGGCGGCCGTGAGCAACCCGGCCAACCGACTGCCGCCGTTTTTCTCCTTCGGAGATGCCATCAAGCGGGCCGCGGCCCAGGTTCCGCTTACCGCGGAACAGCACGAGACTCCGCCGGTCATTCGGGTAACCGGGGCCGTGGACACCTCCGTCAGCGTGGCGATGACCACGCCTTTCGCCATCGACCACACCGGGGCAGTGGCCTCGACCACCGACCAGCGCGAGCAGCTCGTGGACCGTGTGCATGCCCTGGTGGGCACGCATCCTGGTGAGCGAGTCATGCGTGCCACGTACGGGGTACCGACCTCGGCCGCCCTGTTCGCGGTCAACGCGGACGCGGCTCACGCGCAGCTTGAGCGGGCGGTCATCGACGCCGTGGGGGCGTTCGAGCCGAGCGCCGTGGTGTCCGCTGTGACCGCTGATGTCGACGACGAGGCCGGGTCGGTCCGGGTCAACGTCCAGGTCTCGCGATCCGACGTGCCGAACGCCGAGCTGGACACCACGCGAACCGTGGGGGTCCTCGTAGGCGGCACCGTGGTTGCGGCCGGCGGGTAGGCCATTAACGGAGCTTCGCGTAAAACCGTAGAATCCGAATATCAGCCGGCACACATTTCTAACTCGATCCCGCTGGCGGGGACCGAGAGGGAGTGTGCCTGGTGGCAGTCGACAGCGGGTCGGTAGCGAGTATCGACTACACGTCGCGCGATTTCACGGGCTATCGCGATGCACTGCTGGCGTACGCACAGCAGGTGCTTCCCGAATGGACGTCCCGGTCCCCCGCGGATTTCGGCGTCGTCATGGTCGAGCTGTTTTCGTATCTCGGCGACATCGTGTCGTTCTACCAGGACCGCATCGTGGACGAGGGATTCCTTGCCACGGCGACCCAGCGTTCCTCGGTCGTCGCCATCGCGCAGCAGCTCGGGTACCAGCCGCACACCGCGATCCCGGCTACCGGTCAGGTGGCGTTCAGCCCGGCGCCAGGACTGACCTC
The DNA window shown above is from Streptomyces sp. NBC_01451 and carries:
- a CDS encoding T4 family baseplate hub assembly chaperone; the protein is MTEPIVLPAFENFGDKAISGLETPEEAHAATQALLKDDRESGRPHIDGPGETQVTLERGIFRDGTWYRDAEVRELNGYDEEAIAAVGSGSAPHRVVETLLTRGVVSVGREQMTRKLAGELLIGDRELLIMAIRRATFGDTLEFERLPCSECGELVDLTVPLAAIPFVHLDDPEQTEYEVPLRKGRKALLRMPTGEDQEQVFNVRNNRAKQDSVILSRCVLRLVQEDGTEVHRPPAQSLNMGDRQTILQFLVDHQPGPRLADFTFTHETCGEEVKLPINLAVLFRGL
- a CDS encoding phage tail protein, producing MATTTTTQRPSLAQLSTDPLRNFKFQVQIHLAGSTLDSSKRSNQLGFMSVSGLSITTDVVVYRQGGMNTTTQKMPGQSDFAPITLSRGLICGDSDIHAWLRQIFQVMQGTGGNNGSYNFRAIMDIFLLDHPVTTQTVTYKAGWRVYNCWPTSIAFGDLDAGANGIELQQITLAHEGWDFKIASKYGPGAGISLP
- a CDS encoding C40 family peptidase, which produces MGWQASNGGQAQRMGDQLGRTQQRYQQTYDAHNIARQRMQDELERQQLQWDRQLRVGTRTAGNMRLPAWQRQEAQDRLDEQAILFASNQSRTRREWSHQEGAHASAMAQMHSDMSRLQAQQRTQTTMNRVAMAGQVGGAVVGAARSYYSGGFEEMLGQFERRFSLMRPDSEGTHGGRARSYGREMKRYGTVMWGTSNEDVFGGATAILQQSPLNQYDKQMRRASSAAYVTPGLGIQGAAQMQQELGTAQAFYASQMFGLAPTRFAGGVQNSSASIALSLAQRVNAGKFSSLTGSQLQAQLAQGGSLSMSMANYARAAGLSGQSAEAMRNQTELLRDLVNPGKKSGLKGLSSEDALKVIEDAGRRDDAGETARDKIKKYAPSVGDSYQDSQRYLQGLDREGHLPASASFLDAAKASANTLADIHSLLQKTLEPLADAIGYASGSAHGGGFWGSTVEGFKKGWNMGPNFIWGDAGEGTDQSSWAKSAWSGFTGLFGGDSGTPQSKQGGSKKKKSDKAGSTGGGIAAAISFARAQVGERYILGANGPDAWDCSSLVQQAFGKAGVKLPRVTYDQIGSGVEIPIDDVRAGDLVFYKDLSHVGLYSGGGKVIEAANPGKGVVEGPMYSKFTRARRVMSGGMAATESLSGESKDPATGDGTGGGGGGFSVSGAYGSVEEVDALAAALTGGGGGSAQSVSRTPSATQNEEADTDTDTGSGGNAGKDAPHNVQANVKLGKKMAADYGWTGGQWDALYKLWMRESEWRHWADNPNSDAYGIPQAMSNIHKETATSAWRNSPAKQIAWGLKYIKGRYGTPSKAWSFWNSKNPHWYKDGAWDVPGQAGEGLDAKLHGGEMVLERNTAHTVRQALLNQGITPSPGQGSNISGPSGSVTLQFGPGSVVVQMPAATAEGAKSAAQAFVSHIAADDRIKSLMGGW
- a CDS encoding phage baseplate assembly protein V, which gives rise to MSTSGVYAGIVIATNDPQHRRRVRLRIPQVTGTAVSGWAEPVSFGTVVSGDQVTVAFEGGDLNYPLYWPQQSVSPWTPLTLESGWVASSAGTPLYRTTADGMVELSGSVETAESIATGSAVKFASLPDLARPIERTRATTATIYRTAYNSKTAYAEHRTTISTTSATYVTDANGPSLTFIAPASGQAAVVFGAMMQNTTATGRCLMSVRVLQGATVIAEGDDNRSAELQGTNNTTAVNSRQVTGMTPGTTYTVTAVYRTEGASSSASFDNKWIVAIPVGQHDTPSARITMETNGDLTALFPGGAAPTYDMSLTGIRARLI
- a CDS encoding poly-gamma-glutamate hydrolase family protein codes for the protein MTTYPYFRSLAAVKTLGIDYDIKNRYGTGDYLIYIAIHGGAMEPPTSQLAVYCADVTGAYYSFEALSDLTAATLSLSATTFDEPFCQVNVGNSLRAISFRGVEDQRESEEVAYVSGLDDVLVALVSQELTVAGFIVDTPPLRFEGSDPQNIVNRTRLRAGVQVDLTRSLRKSFYAGGDLSTAAVSNPANRLPPFFSFGDAIKRAAAQVPLTAEQHETPPVIRVTGAVDTSVSVAMTTPFAIDHTGAVASTTDQREQLVDRVHALVGTHPGERVMRATYGVPTSAALFAVNADAAHAQLERAVIDAVGAFEPSAVVSAVTADVDDEAGSVRVNVQVSRSDVPNAELDTTRTVGVLVGGTVVAAGG